A single Parabacteroides timonensis DNA region contains:
- a CDS encoding DUF3108 domain-containing protein, producing MNRSRNLLRAAIAAVAACRSKAVALLVVTLLLLLPGIVDAQVIPVKERFKAGEEVQYELYFKWGLLMPRAGQAILSVHDAHYEGKKAYHYNLLFRTSGMFEKVFPMRDTIDCYFSPEMVLLRSEKRVNENDYYLIDDLTFSYDNGRTSVHSHRYTPSRTKIDTMLVSEQYMFDMLGATMYLRSLDWEKMKQGDEFPFHVAIGRDRINISFRYTGQAIVERNETLKYRTRHFFIDIYDDAFTQSKAAAELWIGDDENHIPVKIRAKLKIGAAEVYYKSSKGLRYPLTSRVEIPRR from the coding sequence ATGAATCGCAGCAGAAATCTTCTTCGAGCAGCAATAGCGGCCGTAGCAGCATGCCGTTCTAAGGCGGTGGCCCTGTTGGTGGTCACCTTATTGCTGTTACTTCCGGGAATAGTCGACGCACAGGTGATTCCGGTAAAAGAACGGTTCAAAGCCGGAGAAGAGGTACAATATGAGTTGTATTTCAAATGGGGGCTATTGATGCCCCGTGCCGGACAGGCTATTTTGTCGGTGCACGATGCCCACTATGAAGGGAAGAAGGCTTATCATTATAACCTGCTGTTCCGTACATCGGGCATGTTTGAAAAGGTGTTTCCGATGCGTGATACGATCGATTGTTATTTTTCTCCCGAGATGGTGTTGCTCAGGAGCGAGAAGCGTGTGAATGAGAATGATTATTATCTGATAGATGATCTGACGTTTTCATACGATAACGGACGGACATCTGTCCATTCCCACCGTTATACACCCAGCCGGACCAAGATCGATACGATGCTCGTTTCCGAACAGTATATGTTTGATATGTTGGGAGCTACCATGTATCTTCGTTCGCTGGATTGGGAAAAGATGAAGCAAGGAGATGAATTCCCCTTTCATGTGGCGATCGGGCGCGACCGTATTAATATCAGTTTCCGGTATACCGGGCAAGCGATTGTAGAACGTAATGAAACATTGAAGTATCGTACCCGCCATTTCTTTATAGATATCTATGATGATGCATTTACCCAAAGTAAAGCGGCTGCCGAGCTATGGATCGGTGATGACGAAAACCATATCCCTGTGAAGATACGGGCTAAACTGAAGATCGGGGCTGCGGAGGTCTATTATAAATCATCCAAGGGGTTGCGCTATCCGCTTACTTCACGTGTGGAAATTCCCAGGCGTTAG
- a CDS encoding Ig-like domain-containing protein has protein sequence MGNRYIRDLLLAVCGIFLLVTMYSCANMASPNGGPYDETPPKYVSSLPAPNQTNYKGKRIEILFDELVQLDKPSENVIITPPQMQLPVIRAAGKKVIVELKDTLKENTTYTIDFTNSISDNNEKNVFENFSFAFSTGDKIDTLEVSGILLNAENLEPMPGITIGLHQNLEDSAFVKLPFDRTSRTNDKGEFTIRNISPGSYRIFGLNDVNRDYKFDQPGEEIAFNDSIIIPSFELTSRQDTLWKDSLTIDTIKTVAYTRYFPDNIELRLFKEDFVRQYLLKPERQQENLLVVRFNSPLDTVPLPRPLNFTPENPDWYFMQETEGGATVNYWLTDPQVWQQDTLKVELSYPKSDSLNILRPQTDTLQFVMRRRPEKKKKKKDDEPEPIVFLGMQVDAPTSMDLFDTISVTFSEPVLDLQKELFYLDQKVDTVWTPVEFQLFPDSTNSLNYFIRRPWKYGEEYRLQVDSATIFSIYDKWNEPFSGEFKIKKEDEYGHLYINIVGVDTTAYVELLNSSDAPIRKSKVKNGGALFMDLKPDKYYARLVVDLNGNGKWDTGNYAEKRQPEEVYYSPKKYEVMQNWRVEETWNVKETPWAKQKPLEITKNKPKEATKKKRNYKDESQQKSSSSSNSGRSSMPF, from the coding sequence ATGGGAAATAGATATATAAGAGATTTACTGCTGGCTGTTTGTGGGATATTTCTGTTGGTCACGATGTATTCGTGCGCGAATATGGCATCTCCGAACGGAGGTCCTTACGACGAGACCCCGCCTAAATATGTCAGCAGCCTTCCTGCACCGAACCAAACGAATTATAAGGGAAAACGGATCGAGATCCTGTTCGATGAGTTGGTGCAGTTGGATAAGCCCTCCGAGAATGTGATCATCACACCACCGCAGATGCAACTGCCGGTGATCCGTGCTGCGGGAAAAAAGGTGATTGTCGAATTGAAAGATACGCTGAAAGAGAATACAACTTATACGATCGACTTTACAAACTCGATCTCCGACAATAATGAGAAGAATGTATTCGAGAACTTCTCTTTTGCTTTCTCGACCGGAGATAAGATCGATACCCTGGAAGTGTCGGGTATTCTGTTGAATGCCGAGAATCTGGAACCGATGCCCGGTATCACAATCGGTCTGCATCAGAACCTGGAAGATTCGGCTTTCGTGAAGCTACCGTTCGACCGTACTTCCCGTACGAATGATAAGGGAGAGTTTACGATCCGTAATATCTCCCCCGGCAGTTATCGTATATTCGGTCTGAATGACGTGAACCGCGACTATAAGTTCGACCAGCCGGGCGAAGAAATAGCTTTCAACGATTCGATCATTATCCCTTCCTTCGAACTGACCAGCCGTCAGGATACGCTTTGGAAGGATAGCTTGACGATCGATACGATCAAGACGGTAGCTTATACCCGTTATTTCCCGGATAATATCGAGTTGCGTCTGTTTAAAGAGGATTTTGTCCGCCAGTATCTGTTAAAACCGGAACGTCAGCAGGAAAATCTCTTGGTAGTACGTTTTAACTCTCCGTTGGATACGGTGCCGCTTCCCCGTCCGCTTAATTTTACTCCGGAGAATCCCGATTGGTATTTTATGCAGGAAACGGAAGGTGGAGCGACTGTTAATTACTGGTTGACCGATCCGCAAGTCTGGCAGCAGGATACATTGAAAGTCGAGTTGTCTTATCCGAAGAGCGATTCGCTGAATATACTGCGTCCGCAAACCGATACGCTCCAGTTTGTGATGCGCCGTCGTCCGGAAAAGAAGAAAAAGAAGAAAGATGACGAACCCGAACCAATCGTGTTCCTGGGTATGCAGGTAGATGCACCGACGTCGATGGATCTGTTCGATACGATATCCGTTACGTTCAGCGAGCCGGTTCTCGATTTGCAAAAAGAACTGTTCTATCTCGATCAGAAGGTCGACACGGTATGGACTCCGGTCGAGTTCCAATTATTCCCGGACTCAACAAATAGTTTGAATTACTTTATCCGCCGTCCGTGGAAATACGGGGAGGAATATCGCTTGCAAGTAGATTCGGCGACAATCTTCAGTATTTACGATAAATGGAACGAACCTTTCTCCGGTGAATTCAAGATCAAGAAAGAAGATGAATACGGGCATTTATATATCAATATTGTAGGTGTCGATACTACTGCTTATGTCGAACTATTGAACAGTAGTGATGCCCCTATACGTAAATCGAAGGTGAAAAACGGTGGCGCCCTTTTTATGGATCTGAAACCGGATAAATATTATGCCCGTCTGGTAGTCGACCTTAACGGGAACGGCAAGTGGGATACCGGTAATTATGCAGAAAAGCGTCAACCGGAAGAGGTTTATTATTCACCTAAAAAATATGAGGTGATGCAGAACTGGAGAGTCGAAGAAACATGGAATGTGAAAGAAACTCCGTGGGCTAAACAGAAACCGCTCGAGATAACAAAGAATAAGCCTAAAGAGGCAACCAAGAAGAAAAGAAATTATAAAGATGAATCGCAGCAGAAATCTTCTTCGAGCAGCAATAGCGGCCGTAGCAGCATGCCGTTCTAA
- a CDS encoding sensor histidine kinase, which translates to MFSIRIYIRIILQVTLILIVAGIGVAGIISGKAIILGTVAVFIAAWLAGLLVYFLNTSNRRIQLFLDAIEDNESMLYFPENTGSEEQRRLHAAFNRIHHLMTENKQREFDRELYRKEYESYDKLMHVLTHEIMNSIAPIVSLSGTLLSYFQTKGNAKNSDEISDATIRKTIRGLDTIKSQGQSLMNFTDSYRQLARLQQPKPKPFSLPHLIRNIEMLFHSDLHRLQIQFSIDLFREEIEVNADEELLSQVLINLLKNAMQALEGQENGEISLSVKQLRTTTYIEVKDNGPGIPHDILEDIFVPFFTTKETGTGIGLSLSRQIIRMHGGELQVSSRPYFETLFTISLPLTPGNFHT; encoded by the coding sequence ATGTTCAGCATACGTATTTATATACGCATTATCTTACAGGTTACACTCATTCTCATTGTGGCCGGGATAGGTGTTGCAGGTATCATCAGTGGAAAAGCGATCATTCTGGGTACGGTAGCTGTATTTATCGCGGCATGGCTGGCCGGACTACTCGTCTATTTTCTCAATACCTCCAACCGTCGGATACAACTCTTTCTGGATGCCATTGAAGACAATGAATCGATGCTTTATTTCCCCGAGAATACCGGTAGCGAAGAGCAACGCCGTCTTCACGCAGCCTTCAACCGGATCCACCACCTAATGACGGAAAATAAACAACGGGAATTCGACCGCGAACTTTACCGGAAAGAATACGAGTCGTACGACAAGCTGATGCACGTACTGACACATGAGATCATGAATTCGATCGCCCCGATCGTATCCCTTTCCGGTACGCTTCTCTCCTATTTCCAAACGAAAGGAAATGCCAAAAACAGCGATGAGATCAGCGACGCAACCATCCGCAAGACCATCCGTGGACTGGATACGATCAAAAGCCAGGGGCAAAGCCTGATGAACTTTACCGACTCGTACAGACAACTTGCCCGGCTGCAACAACCCAAACCCAAACCTTTCTCGCTGCCTCACCTGATAAGAAACATCGAAATGCTGTTTCATTCGGACCTGCACCGCTTACAGATACAATTCTCGATCGACCTTTTCCGCGAAGAAATAGAGGTCAACGCCGATGAAGAACTACTTTCACAGGTACTTATAAATCTGTTGAAGAATGCCATGCAGGCTCTGGAAGGACAAGAAAACGGAGAAATATCATTGAGCGTGAAACAGCTACGAACAACGACCTATATTGAAGTAAAAGACAACGGCCCGGGTATTCCTCACGACATATTGGAAGATATTTTCGTACCTTTCTTTACAACCAAAGAGACAGGAACAGGCATCGGCCTCAGCCTCTCACGACAGATTATACGAATGCATGGCGGCGAGTTGCAGGTAAGTTCCCGCCCCTATTTCGAAACATTGTTCACAATTTCCCTGCCACTAACGCCTGGGAATTTCCACACGTGA